In Lineus longissimus chromosome 5, tnLinLong1.2, whole genome shotgun sequence, the genomic stretch TGGTTCATGAGTGAGGTTGGCTGTATGGGTATATATACAGATAATTACCAAGGTTGTTATTATTACTTTGTAGCTTTTCATACACAGGAAAAAGCGGTGTGACAATTTCGGTGTAATATTGCATGGTGCGTAATAGGGCAATTTAAATCTGCTCTGCAGTAACGGCGTCATTCGAAACCTCGGTCGAAATTATCGGAACTACATAGGGTTATTGACCAACACGATGATTATGGTGCTTGTTGACCGCATTATCATATCACACTTTTTCGGTAATATGGGAAAAGTCCGGGCTTTTTCTCATTTACATGTTTGAAATATAGATTCATGTTCTGTTAAACGACAttggctatatacatgtacatcaaggaCCTTCTTGGATCATATATGTACAATACAATTTGAATTCCCTGGACTGTCTCTTCTGGTGTCTAAGATCTGTATTACACGGTGTTACGAGTTTTTAGATATTCACATAAAGCGAATAAATATAACTTCCTGGATCTAACTCGAAATCGACATTGTCACGGAAGAAATCAACGGTTGATAAGATACACTTTCCGTTAGAGGGCGTAAAAGAGAATGACCAAcagttgtcgttgtcgttgcaTTTGGACATGCAGTGAAACTTCGATGACGTCACTGCCTCGGAGAGTTGACTTGCACTTGGTATTTTCTGACCATTTTTGTAGAGCTCGTACCAATTTTTTGGATCGCTCACGTCtgtcaaaagaaaacaaaatcactTCAGAATACGTTTTGCAAAAACTGAATGTTTTTGTTAAGGTACAACAGTCCAAAGACAATCACTGCAAAAGCAACAATCGGTATAAGATGCGGTGAATATGCTTCGATTTGCATACACCAACAATCTCGGCACCAGTGTAATGTCTTAGTGAGTTTTAATTGTCAGTGTTCCCTCTTCGACTGCATGCGGAACGCCTCATAACAGATATGTTCCCTTCCCATTAAGTCCCATCCCTAGATTCCATTTTGGCTGAAACGGTGAAGTAATACCTTGTACCACGGACAATTCAGTATGCTCATTCCATGCGGCAGGTCTGAACTCCAGGTTTTTGGAAGAGGAGGGCAAAATCTGTGCCGTGACAGTGCTAAGGAATGACAAGTAAGCGGACGCTTTACACGTACTGTACTATAAGTATCAATGCCTAATCAAAAATAGGCTTATCCTACTTCGTGTAGGCCTTTGACAACGGTGTATATGTTCGCAGTTCGTTTCATTCCTACCTTCTTGCTGCATCCGCTTTAAGCATAGCTTTCTGACCCGTTTGAAGTCGCTTCCATTCAGCGCAGTGTTGAACAGCATCATACAGCTCATCCCGCCATTGAAATGCTTGGAATAGATATTACTCGGTTGCCTATACCCGAAGTAGACCTTACTAGCCGTTGACGTGTCTGCTGCCACATTCTTTTTAACCACTTTCACCTCTGTAACACCATCCATAAAACCCACAACCTTTCCCGATGACTTGTCGTAAGAAATCCCGAAGAACTTCCAGACATTCTTGGTACAAACCAAGCTGGGGAAATCTGCATGTGTATCCGCAATTGTATGATACACATTGATATGCAAGTTCTGTTTACCATGGCACCAAATGTAACAACCGTATTTGGAGTTGTCCGAGTCCCGAGGCCATTCAACTAATGGCTCGGACGTTCCTCCCAGGGATTTAATAAATCCCGCAAAACTGAAACCGCCGTACTTTCGAACGTCCAAGACGCTGGTCTTGGTTACCCAGGCGTATGATGTGCTGTTACCGTGGAAACGTACAGCCCCGTTCTGTAAACCAGTCGGCCCGGTGGTATAGGTGAGGCCCTTGAATGTAGCCTGATTACCATTACCAGATAGGTCCCTTCCTTTCACCTCTCCATTCATCTGCCAGTGTCCAATTGGGGCAGGCGAGAACGCAACTAAAATAGAGCAACAAACGTGTAAACAGCTAAGTTTTGCGGATGTTTTCCTAATTTGCGGACTTCGCGAATAAAGTAGATTCGCGAGTCGAGATGGTCATTACAGAAACACGTAagtttttataaaaattttTAGAACGTGACTTACCATATTTGCTCCTAGTCAGGGAACGGATAAAAATTACCAATGTTAGAAACTTTAAAAGCAACATGGTCGCCTCTAGACTAGTCCTGCCCGCTGACTTAAACGTATGGTCTCTAGTTTTTCTTAGGGTTGTACATGGACGTCCCACCCACGAATCTGCTCAGACTGAAATGGATATCGCACTATATTTTGGACGCTCTGAGCGCTTAATGCCTGTCAGAGATGAGTACCACGGGCCACAATAGCTTTAGATAGATTCCCATAATGACCATATTTTAATTATTCATTGTGATGCAGAGGTCAATACTTTTCAATATATGTACATTGTTCATTCTGTAACTGACATTGAATACAACTAAACACTGTCACCAATATGAAGATACCACTCCAGAACTCAACTATTTCAGTCGCATTTTGAAATGAGACAGCATCAGAAATTGCAGTGGGTTAGCATCATTAACTACTGACAAAATTGCTACTTGAGCCTGTGGGTACTGCGTGTTATGCCATGATGACATCCGGGCAACCTTCAATGAATTCATTCGCCCTGTTGGGTTTTGATCAATCACTGCCCAAGGGAGTTTCTCCCT encodes the following:
- the LOC135488656 gene encoding uncharacterized protein LOC135488656, with the protein product MNGEVKGRDLSGNGNQATFKGLTYTTGPTGLQNGAVRFHGNSTSYAWVTKTSVLDVRKYGGFSFAGFIKSLGGTSEPLVEWPRDSDNSKYGCYIWCHGKQNLHINVYHTIADTHADFPSLVCTKNVWKFFGISYDKSSGKVVGFMDGVTEVKVVKKNVAADTSTASKVYFGYRQPSNIYSKHFNGGMSCMMLFNTALNGSDFKRVRKLCLKRMQQEDVSDPKNWYELYKNGQKIPSASQLSEAVTSSKFHCMSKCNDNDNCWSFSFTPSNGKCILSTVDFFRDNVDFELDPGSYIYSLYVNI